Proteins encoded within one genomic window of Saccharopolyspora pogona:
- a CDS encoding DNA-3-methyladenine glycosylase 2: protein MLVGTDEALRAVASRDARFDGCFIHAVRTTGIYCRPSCPARTPKPDNSLFFPTAAAAQAAGFRACRRCLPDAVPGSPEWDLRADLAGRAMRLIADGVVDRCGVRGLADQLGYSERHLTRVLTAELGAGPLGLARAHRAHSARTLIETTAIPFGDVAFAAGFSSLRQFNDTLREVFGVTPTAMRSRAQRSAKVPGGSAGAVQLRLPFRAPCDVTGVLRFLGERALAGLEDAGSDHYTRALRLPYGTGIATLRPHEKYVACTLRLTDLRDLGSAVSRLRRLLDLDADPVAISEALGADLALRSAVAQTPGVRVPGSVDGAEILIRAVIGQQISVAAARKTTERLVTALGEPLAHPDGAVTTLFPTPEVLAERALEALPGPRRRVETVRAVTEAVAGERLALHTGRDEAELRQDLESISGIGPWTSSYVAMRVLGAPDVLLTGDLALRRGAGMLGLSEDPAKIQAHARRWSPWRSYAGVLLWEAAASGTPQLQLAS from the coding sequence ATGTTGGTGGGAACCGATGAAGCGCTCCGGGCCGTCGCCTCGCGCGACGCGCGTTTCGACGGATGCTTCATCCACGCCGTGCGCACCACTGGTATCTACTGCCGCCCGTCGTGCCCGGCGCGCACGCCCAAGCCGGACAACAGCCTGTTCTTCCCGACCGCCGCCGCGGCGCAGGCCGCCGGGTTCCGCGCGTGCCGCCGGTGCCTGCCGGACGCCGTGCCGGGATCGCCGGAGTGGGACCTGCGCGCCGATCTCGCCGGCCGCGCCATGCGGCTGATCGCCGACGGGGTCGTGGACCGCTGCGGGGTGCGCGGGCTGGCCGACCAGCTCGGCTACTCGGAACGCCACCTGACCAGGGTGCTCACCGCGGAACTCGGCGCCGGGCCGCTCGGGCTGGCGCGGGCGCACCGGGCGCACTCGGCGCGGACCCTGATCGAAACGACCGCGATCCCGTTCGGCGACGTCGCGTTCGCGGCCGGGTTCTCCAGCCTGCGCCAGTTCAACGACACGCTGCGCGAGGTCTTCGGGGTGACCCCGACGGCGATGCGCAGCCGCGCGCAGCGCAGCGCCAAGGTTCCCGGCGGCAGCGCCGGGGCCGTCCAGCTCCGCCTGCCGTTCCGTGCTCCCTGCGATGTGACCGGTGTACTGCGGTTCCTCGGCGAGCGGGCGCTGGCCGGGCTCGAAGACGCCGGATCTGACCACTACACGCGCGCCCTGCGCCTGCCGTACGGCACCGGGATCGCCACGCTCCGCCCGCACGAGAAGTACGTCGCCTGCACGCTGCGGCTCACCGACCTGCGCGATCTCGGTAGCGCGGTGTCGCGGCTGCGCCGCCTGCTCGACCTCGATGCCGATCCGGTCGCGATCAGCGAGGCGCTCGGCGCGGACCTGGCGCTGCGGTCGGCGGTCGCGCAAACGCCCGGGGTGCGGGTGCCGGGCAGCGTCGATGGCGCGGAGATCCTGATCCGCGCCGTGATCGGCCAGCAGATCTCGGTGGCGGCAGCCCGCAAGACGACCGAACGGCTCGTCACCGCGCTGGGCGAACCGCTGGCTCACCCAGACGGTGCGGTGACCACGCTCTTCCCGACCCCGGAAGTGCTTGCGGAGCGGGCGCTGGAGGCCCTGCCGGGGCCGCGTCGGCGGGTGGAAACCGTGCGCGCGGTTACGGAGGCCGTCGCCGGCGAACGCCTGGCGCTGCACACCGGGAGGGACGAAGCCGAACTGCGGCAGGATCTGGAGAGCATCAGCGGCATCGGCCCGTGGACGTCGAGTTACGTCGCCATGCGGGTGCTGGGTGCGCCGGACGTGCTGCTGACCGGTGATCTCGCGTTGCGGCGCGGCGCCGGGATGCTCGGGCTGTCCGAAGACCCGGCCAAGATCCAGGCGCACGCGCGGCGCTGGAGCCCGTGGCGCTCCTACGCCGGGGTGCTCCTGTGGGAAGCAGCCGCCAGCGGCACGCCGCAACTGCAACTCGCCTCGTGA
- a CDS encoding FAD-dependent oxidoreductase — protein MTASAAPVLVIGAGVQGLTTGVVLAEAGQRVRIRTADRPQDTTSAVAGAMWGPAMLRPAERVLYWVTRSHAEFTALARDENSGVHLAAGRMAARFDLGDAVPSEAKLIPDLRPCTPEELPEGFVSGYHATVPLIDMPRYLDYLVARFQAAGGELQLSPVPSLADAVAESPTVVNCTGVGARELVGDPGVHPVRGQHVVVRNPGIDEYFIELSDSGEFAAYMPHGDRVVLGGVAVEHDWNMVPRREVSEGIRLRCAEVEPRLADAEVLAELVGLRPGREAVRVEVEEYEGGRIIHNYGHGGCGVALSWGCAFEAVDLVEGIA, from the coding sequence ATGACCGCATCCGCAGCCCCGGTGCTGGTGATCGGCGCGGGCGTGCAAGGCCTCACCACCGGGGTCGTCCTCGCCGAAGCAGGCCAACGCGTGCGCATCCGGACCGCCGATCGGCCGCAGGACACGACTTCCGCGGTCGCGGGCGCGATGTGGGGTCCGGCGATGCTGCGACCCGCCGAACGAGTGTTGTACTGGGTGACCCGCTCGCACGCCGAGTTCACCGCGCTGGCCCGCGACGAGAACTCAGGGGTGCACCTCGCCGCCGGGCGGATGGCGGCCCGGTTCGACCTCGGCGATGCGGTCCCGTCCGAGGCCAAGCTGATCCCCGACCTGCGTCCCTGCACGCCGGAGGAACTGCCGGAAGGGTTCGTCAGCGGCTACCACGCGACCGTGCCGCTGATCGACATGCCGCGCTACCTCGACTACCTTGTCGCCAGGTTCCAGGCCGCTGGCGGCGAACTGCAGCTCAGCCCGGTGCCGTCGCTGGCCGACGCGGTCGCCGAATCCCCGACGGTGGTCAACTGCACCGGCGTCGGAGCGCGGGAGCTGGTCGGCGACCCCGGCGTCCACCCAGTGCGCGGCCAGCACGTCGTGGTGCGCAACCCGGGGATCGACGAGTACTTCATCGAGCTGTCCGACTCCGGCGAGTTCGCCGCGTACATGCCGCACGGCGACCGGGTGGTGCTCGGCGGCGTGGCGGTCGAGCACGACTGGAACATGGTGCCGCGCCGCGAGGTCAGCGAAGGCATCCGGCTTCGCTGCGCCGAGGTGGAACCGCGGCTGGCCGACGCCGAAGTGCTCGCGGAACTGGTCGGGCTGAGGCCCGGCCGGGAGGCCGTGCGGGTGGAGGTCGAGGAGTACGAAGGCGGGCGCATCATCCACAACTACGGGCACGGTGGCTGCGGCGTGGCGCTGTCCTGGGGTTGCGCCTTCGAAGCCGTGGACCTCGTCGAAGGGATCGCCTGA
- a CDS encoding response regulator, whose translation MCGRNRLGGVSEATSVLVVDDEPLIRSGLRALIDAEPDLTVVGEAGDGAEVLPLVRRLRPDVVLMDVRMPGVDGIQATTAILDSVPQPPRIVVITTFEHDDHVYGALHAGATGFLLKRCRPEELAQAIRIAARGESLLFPTAIRRLAAPHRASRPQVELTEREAGVLRLVARGMSNSEIAAELFIGVQTVKTHVGNVLAKLQARDRTQAVVFAYESGFINVSDSR comes from the coding sequence ATGTGCGGGCGCAATAGGCTCGGCGGGGTGAGCGAAGCCACGAGCGTCCTGGTCGTCGACGACGAGCCGCTGATCCGTTCCGGGCTGCGCGCCCTCATCGATGCCGAACCCGACCTGACCGTCGTCGGGGAGGCCGGCGACGGCGCCGAGGTCCTCCCCCTGGTGCGGCGGCTTCGGCCGGATGTCGTGCTGATGGACGTCCGGATGCCCGGCGTGGACGGCATCCAGGCGACCACCGCGATCCTGGATTCGGTGCCCCAGCCGCCGCGCATCGTCGTGATCACCACCTTCGAACACGACGACCACGTCTACGGCGCGCTGCACGCCGGCGCCACCGGCTTCCTGCTGAAGCGCTGCCGACCGGAGGAACTCGCCCAGGCCATCAGGATTGCGGCGCGCGGCGAATCGCTGCTGTTCCCGACCGCGATCCGCCGGTTGGCCGCGCCGCACCGCGCGAGCCGCCCGCAGGTCGAACTCACCGAGCGGGAAGCCGGCGTCCTCCGCCTGGTGGCGCGCGGGATGTCCAACAGCGAGATCGCCGCCGAGCTGTTCATCGGCGTGCAGACCGTCAAGACCCACGTCGGCAACGTGCTGGCCAAGCTCCAGGCCCGGGACCGCACGCAGGCCGTCGTGTTCGCCTACGAATCGGGTTTCATCAACGTGTCCGATTCCCGCTAG
- a CDS encoding sensor histidine kinase, translated as MPSRLIRPFTARATYRRWVHLILGAVLAVPYLAVAGLVLGPLLGLGFRLGLPPVAVGLVQGAFVVLAVLATGLLPATRSLSGAAAKSLLGLPESGDADTWPDRWRTVCWLVVHLALGSGIGLLTLIVPPFILLLFANPLLALPPELAGIALYRAFGIGQWWAPLVGLGLIVAGFHLVAVVGALLARVAPTLLGPSEHERLRQQVEELSERNRIASELHDSVGHVLNVVALQASAANRVLDSDPAFAREALAAIADSTRAALADLDNALGALRSSTLDESSLADLDDLIRSTELAGLEVRLDLQGNPGSVPPQVSREGYRVVREGLTNALRHAGRVTVAVRINISPRALDLEMTNPLGSAPAPRRGLGLDGIKRRARALEGHAEGAARGGNWQLQVHLPW; from the coding sequence ATGCCGTCCCGCCTGATCAGACCGTTCACCGCGCGCGCCACTTACCGGCGGTGGGTGCACCTGATCCTCGGGGCCGTGCTGGCGGTGCCGTACCTCGCGGTAGCCGGGCTGGTGCTTGGGCCATTGCTGGGCCTCGGCTTCAGGCTCGGCCTGCCGCCTGTCGCGGTCGGCCTCGTTCAAGGCGCGTTCGTCGTGCTCGCCGTGTTGGCCACCGGGTTGCTGCCGGCGACCCGGTCGCTGTCGGGCGCTGCGGCGAAATCCCTGCTCGGACTGCCGGAATCCGGCGACGCCGATACCTGGCCGGATCGGTGGCGGACCGTCTGCTGGCTCGTCGTGCACCTCGCGCTCGGCTCCGGCATCGGCCTGCTGACGCTGATCGTGCCGCCATTCATCCTGCTGCTGTTCGCCAATCCACTGCTGGCGTTGCCGCCCGAGCTGGCCGGAATCGCGCTGTACCGGGCTTTCGGCATCGGGCAGTGGTGGGCGCCGCTGGTCGGCCTGGGCTTGATCGTCGCGGGTTTCCACCTGGTCGCGGTTGTTGGCGCGTTGTTGGCGCGGGTCGCCCCGACGCTGCTGGGACCGTCCGAGCACGAGCGGTTGCGGCAGCAGGTCGAGGAGCTGTCCGAGCGGAACCGGATCGCCTCCGAACTGCACGACTCGGTCGGTCATGTGCTGAATGTCGTTGCACTGCAAGCAAGTGCAGCGAACCGAGTACTGGACAGCGACCCCGCATTCGCGCGGGAGGCGCTCGCCGCGATCGCGGATTCGACCCGGGCCGCCCTGGCCGACCTGGACAACGCACTGGGCGCTCTGCGTTCCTCCACTTTGGACGAATCGTCCCTGGCCGATCTCGACGACCTGATCCGCTCCACCGAGCTGGCCGGACTCGAGGTGCGGCTCGACCTCCAGGGCAACCCGGGTTCGGTCCCGCCCCAGGTGAGCCGCGAGGGATACCGCGTGGTGCGCGAGGGGCTGACCAATGCGCTGCGCCACGCGGGCCGGGTGACGGTAGCGGTGCGGATCAACATCAGCCCGCGCGCGTTGGACCTGGAGATGACCAACCCCCTGGGCTCGGCGCCGGCTCCCCGCCGGGGATTGGGTCTGGACGGCATCAAGCGCCGCGCACGAGCCCTGGAAGGCCACGCCGAAGGCGCCGCCCGGGGCGGCAACTGGCAGCTGCAGGTGCATCTCCCCTGGTAA
- the ychF gene encoding redox-regulated ATPase YchF yields MSLTLGIVGLPNVGKSTLFNALTSNDALAANYPFATIEPNVGVVPLPDERLDKLTEVFGSAKTVPATVSFVDIAGLVKGASEGQGLGNKFLANIREADAICQVIRVFDDPDVVHVDGRVDPSSDIETINTELILADLQTLEKALPRLEKEARTHKDKRPALEIAQQAKEILDSGKTLFAAGLGKDTPDLRELNLLTTKPFLYVFNADEGVLADEAKQKELRDLVAPGDAVFLDAKVEAELKELDEESQRELLESIGQAEPGLNALARAGFHTLGLQTYLTAGPKEARAWTIRQGWTAPQAAGVIHTDFERGFIKAEIVSFDDLIAAGSMAEAKAAGKVRMEGKDYIMADGDVVEFRFNV; encoded by the coding sequence GTGAGTCTCACCCTCGGAATCGTCGGGCTGCCCAACGTCGGCAAGTCCACCCTGTTCAACGCACTGACCAGCAACGACGCTCTCGCGGCGAACTATCCGTTCGCCACCATCGAGCCGAACGTGGGCGTGGTGCCGCTGCCGGACGAGCGGCTGGACAAGCTCACCGAGGTCTTCGGCTCGGCGAAGACGGTGCCCGCCACGGTGTCGTTCGTCGACATTGCGGGCCTGGTCAAGGGCGCCTCCGAGGGGCAGGGACTGGGTAACAAGTTCCTCGCCAACATCCGCGAGGCGGACGCGATCTGCCAGGTCATCCGGGTCTTCGACGACCCCGACGTGGTGCACGTCGACGGCCGGGTGGATCCGTCCAGCGACATCGAGACGATCAACACCGAGCTGATCCTGGCCGACCTGCAGACGCTGGAGAAGGCGCTGCCGCGGCTGGAGAAGGAAGCGCGCACCCACAAGGACAAGCGCCCGGCGCTGGAGATCGCGCAGCAGGCCAAGGAGATCCTCGACTCCGGCAAGACCCTGTTTGCAGCGGGCCTCGGCAAGGACACCCCGGACCTGCGCGAACTCAACCTGCTCACCACCAAGCCGTTCCTCTACGTATTCAACGCCGACGAGGGCGTGCTGGCCGACGAGGCGAAGCAGAAGGAGCTGCGCGACCTGGTCGCGCCCGGCGACGCGGTGTTCCTGGACGCCAAGGTCGAGGCGGAGCTCAAGGAGCTGGACGAGGAGTCCCAGCGCGAGCTGCTGGAGTCGATCGGCCAGGCGGAGCCGGGCCTGAACGCGCTGGCCCGAGCGGGCTTCCACACGCTGGGCCTGCAGACCTACTTGACGGCCGGGCCGAAGGAGGCGCGGGCCTGGACGATCCGCCAGGGCTGGACGGCGCCGCAGGCGGCCGGGGTGATCCACACCGACTTCGAACGCGGCTTCATCAAGGCGGAAATCGTCTCCTTCGACGACCTGATCGCGGCCGGCTCGATGGCGGAGGCCAAGGCGGCGGGCAAGGTCCGGATGGAAGGCAAGGACTACATCATGGCCGACGGCGACGTCGTGGAGTTCAGGTTCAACGTCTGA
- a CDS encoding MerR family DNA-binding transcriptional regulator gives MTDDGSPLISSTELAKKLGLARRTISHYAKEGLITPALVTPGGQYRWRYDDVLAEMRALAGEASPRARLAARPGPSPRVFKLSLLHQGRPLRGRPPAVCEPRRGRRPSCMRARSSRGWPAGRAARCAHRSRPANHGDRARAERSAASSWRERKAGGPAGTAVMEPRSTW, from the coding sequence GTGACCGATGACGGCTCGCCGCTGATCTCGAGTACCGAGCTGGCCAAGAAGCTGGGCCTGGCGCGGCGGACGATCTCGCACTACGCCAAGGAAGGCTTGATTACGCCCGCCCTGGTGACGCCCGGCGGTCAATACCGGTGGCGTTACGACGACGTCCTTGCCGAGATGCGTGCCCTCGCCGGAGAAGCGTCGCCACGAGCGCGACTAGCGGCCCGTCCAGGCCCTAGCCCACGTGTGTTTAAACTTTCTCTACTTCATCAAGGGCGGCCCCTGCGGGGCCGCCCGCCTGCTGTATGCGAGCCCAGACGAGGCCGCCGACCTTCCTGTATGCGAGCCCGGTCAAGCCGTGGTTGGCCGGCCGGGCGTGCGGCTCGCTGCGCTCACCGGTCCCGGCCGGCCAACCACGGCGACCGGGCGCGAGCGGAACGGTCGGCGGCCTCGTCCTGGCGCGAGCGGAAGGCAGGCGGCCCCGCAGGGACCGCGGTGATGGAGCCGAGAAGCACGTGGTAG
- a CDS encoding TIGR03086 family metal-binding protein, with protein MNDATAPIGTMATEAMDLLIKAVEQTPPESWDQPSNLEGWSVRDLVGHATGSAAKIVTLVEDGEVWGGPSEPADWVCDAPAARLHELAARLRDALPADLGAPRASPEGEVPLHRALTYPVSDLALHSWDVHRCQGRLVELPGDMLAFCRRLVESVPEDMLRRPGGFGPAQSAPADSTPTARLMAHLGRSVNGQA; from the coding sequence ATGAACGACGCGACCGCACCGATCGGCACGATGGCCACCGAGGCGATGGACCTGCTCATCAAGGCGGTGGAGCAGACTCCGCCGGAGAGCTGGGACCAGCCGTCCAACCTCGAGGGCTGGAGCGTGCGTGACCTGGTGGGGCACGCCACCGGGAGCGCGGCGAAGATCGTGACGCTCGTCGAGGACGGGGAGGTCTGGGGTGGTCCCTCCGAGCCGGCAGACTGGGTATGCGACGCCCCGGCCGCACGGCTTCACGAGCTGGCCGCGCGGTTGCGGGACGCCCTGCCCGCCGACCTGGGCGCGCCGCGGGCGTCGCCGGAGGGCGAGGTCCCGCTGCACCGGGCGCTGACCTACCCCGTTTCAGACCTGGCCCTGCACAGCTGGGACGTGCACCGCTGCCAGGGTCGGCTGGTCGAGTTGCCCGGGGACATGCTGGCGTTCTGCCGCAGGCTGGTGGAGTCAGTACCGGAGGACATGCTGCGGCGGCCGGGCGGGTTCGGGCCAGCCCAATCCGCGCCCGCGGACTCGACGCCCACCGCCCGGCTCATGGCCCACCTCGGGCGCTCGGTCAACGGTCAGGCCTGA